In Candidatus Poribacteria bacterium, the following are encoded in one genomic region:
- the acnA gene encoding aconitate hydratase AcnA: protein MSDPAHNLFNTHRVLESEGLTCNYYSLPALAEANIGSIETLPVSLRILLESLLRNYDGHQITEEDIVNLASWDARSPKAAEIPFKPARVVAQDFTGVPLVVDIAAMRSAVAELGGDASMIEPLVPVDLVIDHSIQVDAYGSESAFQFNTQREFERNKERYEFLKWGQQAFEKFNIIPPSIGIVHQVNLEYLAKVVMTEDALAYPDTVVGTDSHTTMINGLGIVGWGVGGIEAEAAMLGQPVYILTPEVLGVHLKGELQEGVTATDLVLTVTQRLRAAAVVGKFVEFFGEGVEALSLPDRATISNMCPEYGATIGFFPPDAETMRYLRLTGRDETHVSTVEAYLKAQGIFGIPRLGEVEYSDVFEVDLSDIEPSIAGPKRPQDRIALSDVKQTFNELLTRPVADDGFGVTENTGGSNGITHGSVVISAITSCTNTSNPSVMIGAGLLAKKAIEKGLCVPDYVKTSLAPGSRVVTEYLQNTGLLPYLEALGYNVVGYGCTTCIGNSGPLNDVVQDAIDEGNLVTASVLSGNRNFEARVHPEIKANFLMSPPLVVAYGIAGRIDIDLATEPLGHNNAGEAVYLRDIWPTRQEIAEMIGAAVDRRTFKEMYEAIGNQAPEWEELAGATGVLYPWNERSTYVQHPPFFEGFAREPAPISDVVNARILGIFGDSVTTDHISPAGAIAAASPTGEYLQERGVEIRDFNTYGSRRGNDRVMSRGTFANRRVRNLMTPDIEGGFTVQYPEETQTTIYEAALHYQENSIPTVLFAGQDYGMGSSRDWAAKGPKLLGVKAVVVESYERIHRSNLIGMGIIPLQFKAGENVQTLNLDGSEVISITGFADDLQPGQMATMKIVRSNGETQTTELLVRIDSPVEVEYYKHGGILDYVIRNFLSA, encoded by the coding sequence ATGTCCGACCCTGCTCATAATTTGTTTAATACACACCGAGTTCTTGAAAGCGAAGGGCTTACGTGTAACTATTATTCGCTTCCTGCCTTAGCGGAAGCAAACATCGGATCGATTGAGACTTTGCCTGTCAGCCTCCGCATCTTACTTGAATCACTACTACGCAATTACGACGGACACCAAATTACAGAAGAAGATATTGTGAATTTGGCGAGTTGGGATGCGCGTTCACCGAAAGCAGCGGAAATACCGTTCAAACCGGCACGCGTGGTCGCACAGGACTTCACGGGTGTGCCACTTGTCGTTGATATTGCGGCGATGCGTTCTGCTGTTGCGGAACTTGGTGGTGATGCAAGCATGATAGAACCGCTCGTCCCTGTCGATTTAGTCATTGACCATTCTATCCAAGTTGATGCGTATGGTTCAGAGAGCGCATTTCAATTCAATACGCAACGGGAATTTGAACGGAATAAGGAACGTTATGAATTCCTGAAATGGGGACAGCAGGCGTTTGAGAAGTTCAATATCATTCCACCCTCTATCGGCATTGTCCATCAAGTGAATTTGGAATATCTCGCGAAAGTGGTTATGACAGAGGATGCCCTGGCGTATCCTGATACTGTCGTCGGTACGGATTCGCATACCACAATGATTAACGGCTTGGGTATCGTCGGGTGGGGTGTCGGCGGTATTGAAGCAGAAGCGGCGATGTTAGGTCAACCTGTTTATATCTTGACCCCAGAAGTACTCGGTGTTCACCTCAAGGGCGAACTGCAAGAGGGTGTTACCGCCACAGATCTGGTCTTGACTGTGACGCAACGCCTCAGAGCTGCTGCAGTTGTCGGCAAATTCGTTGAGTTCTTTGGCGAAGGCGTAGAAGCACTCTCGCTACCTGACCGTGCGACGATCTCCAATATGTGTCCTGAATACGGGGCGACGATCGGATTCTTCCCACCCGATGCCGAGACAATGCGATACCTGCGTCTCACAGGACGGGATGAAACACACGTTAGCACGGTAGAGGCGTATCTTAAGGCGCAAGGGATATTTGGTATCCCACGCCTTGGAGAAGTCGAGTATTCGGATGTGTTTGAAGTTGATCTGAGCGACATCGAACCGAGTATCGCTGGACCGAAGCGACCGCAAGACCGCATCGCGTTGTCGGATGTCAAACAGACTTTCAATGAACTCCTCACACGCCCTGTAGCGGACGATGGGTTTGGCGTGACAGAAAACACAGGCGGTAGCAATGGTATAACCCACGGCTCTGTTGTTATTTCGGCAATTACAAGCTGCACAAACACAAGTAACCCTTCTGTGATGATTGGTGCGGGATTGCTCGCCAAGAAAGCGATAGAAAAAGGGCTGTGTGTTCCCGATTACGTCAAAACAAGCTTAGCCCCTGGTTCCCGTGTCGTAACGGAATACCTACAAAATACAGGGTTGTTGCCCTATCTTGAAGCACTCGGTTATAACGTCGTAGGCTATGGATGCACAACCTGCATCGGGAACAGTGGACCGCTCAACGATGTGGTTCAAGACGCAATAGATGAGGGGAATCTCGTCACTGCCAGTGTTTTGAGTGGCAACAGAAACTTTGAAGCGCGTGTACATCCAGAGATAAAAGCGAATTTCCTGATGTCGCCGCCACTTGTTGTCGCCTACGGGATCGCAGGTCGGATTGACATCGATCTCGCCACGGAACCGCTTGGACATAACAATGCTGGCGAAGCCGTCTATCTGCGGGACATTTGGCCCACCCGTCAAGAGATTGCCGAAATGATTGGTGCAGCCGTTGATCGCCGCACGTTCAAAGAGATGTACGAAGCGATTGGCAACCAAGCACCGGAATGGGAAGAGCTTGCGGGTGCGACAGGCGTTCTCTATCCATGGAACGAGCGAAGCACTTATGTCCAGCATCCACCCTTCTTTGAAGGTTTCGCGCGCGAGCCTGCGCCTATCTCAGATGTTGTGAACGCACGGATCCTTGGTATCTTCGGAGATTCTGTCACTACCGACCATATCTCACCCGCAGGGGCAATCGCTGCGGCAAGTCCGACAGGAGAATATCTCCAAGAACGCGGTGTTGAGATACGAGATTTCAATACCTACGGTTCCCGACGCGGTAACGACCGCGTGATGAGCCGCGGGACATTTGCCAACCGCCGTGTGCGTAACCTGATGACACCGGATATAGAAGGTGGATTCACAGTTCAGTATCCAGAAGAGACGCAGACAACAATTTACGAAGCGGCACTCCACTACCAAGAAAACAGTATTCCAACGGTTCTCTTCGCCGGACAAGACTATGGCATGGGCAGTTCCCGCGACTGGGCGGCGAAGGGTCCCAAACTTTTGGGTGTCAAAGCGGTTGTTGTGGAGAGTTATGAACGTATTCATCGTAGTAATCTCATCGGTATGGGTATTATACCGTTGCAGTTTAAAGCTGGTGA